From a region of the Ornithodoros turicata isolate Travis unplaced genomic scaffold, ASM3712646v1 Chromosome39, whole genome shotgun sequence genome:
- the LOC135374015 gene encoding uncharacterized protein K02A2.6-like: protein MEVIMMPTTTAQRTVEELRTIFAQFGLPEEAVTDNGPRFVSEEFRNFMEENGVIHTTTPPYHAASNGPAERAVQTLKKSLLKQLEEDKSDNKKRSMQLKLSNFLFQYRTTPHATTEKTPAELFLGRLPRTRLSLLKPGYDHARAKQNRMKMYADKRRSRPRTFQVGNLIWVKNVRGEDVNWSPGKVIKVISEVTFLVRVLRKVRFVHSDHLRSRTGAVAGSDDSSQQQSAETSESSDNEYFDVPETSRIPSGDSSSVESVPDEELRRSKRVARPPDRLTYEALGEPM from the coding sequence ATGGAGGTGATCATGATGCCCACGACAACAGCTCAGAGGACAGTCGAAGAACTGCGAACCATTTTTGCCCAATTCGGATTGCCAGAAGAAGCTGTAACGGACAATGGTCCCCGATTCGTGTCCGAAGAATTTCGTAACTTCATGGAAGAGAATGGCGTCATCCACACGACAACACCGCCATATCACGCTGCTTCGAACGGACCTGCGGAGCGCGCGGTCCAAACGCTGAAGAAATCTCTTCTAAAGCAGCTGGAAGAAGACAAAAGCGATAACAAGAAAAGAAGCATGCAGCTTAAACTTTCGAATTTTCTGTTTCAGTATCGCACGACACCTCATGCAACGACCGAGAAGACGCCTGCTGAACTCTTCTTGGGACGGCTGCCCAGGACCCGTCTCTCTCTACTGAAGCCTGGCTACGACCATGCACGTGCAAAGCAAAACCGGATGAAAATGTACGCAGATAAACGACGCTCTCGCCCACGAACGTTCCAGGTTGGAAATCTCATCTGGGTTAAGAATGTCAGGGGAGAGGATGTTAATTGGTCACCAGGAAAAGTGATCAAAGTGATCAGTGAGGTAACTTTCTTGGTACGTGTTCTCAGAAAGGTTCGCTTCGTGCACAGTGACCATCTCAGGTCAAGGACTGGAGCTGTTGCAGGTTCGGACGACAGTTCCCAGCAGCAATCGGCGGAGACTTCAGAATCTTCCGACAACGAATACTTTGACGTGCCAGAGACTTCGCGAATACCCAGTGGGGACAGTTCTAGTGTCGAAAGTGTTCCCGACGAGGAACTTAGGCGAAGTAAAAGAGTGGCAAGGCCACCTGACAGGCTTACGTACGAAGCGCTTGGAGAACCTATGTAA